A region from the Chanodichthys erythropterus isolate Z2021 chromosome 5, ASM2448905v1, whole genome shotgun sequence genome encodes:
- the dync2li1 gene encoding cytoplasmic dynein 2 light intermediate chain 1 isoform X2, with protein sequence MPKISSDTLWDVAAAEVRSKENRTDEEDAEQDAHSLTQRTVFFMGSKAGGKTTILLRFLDRDEAAKPTLALEYTFGRRARGHSTPKDIAHLWELGGGISLSDLIQIPITADNVSSLSIVLVLDLSKPNALWETMEKLLGSARSQVEKVCAVLQKTGESRSSKQRVPRVLHKDYPDRELISPFPVPLLIIGSKFDIFQDFDSEKRKVICKTLRFLAHFYGASLIFTNSKSEATMSKSRSFVNQLAFGTERPKSISTDPSKPLAIPAGSDSLSQIGPPVSSEVDIGTLHAKNPLDLWKKVFEKVFPPENTKERKERKDPAKDPQYNEPLIDSIRAQKDQELEQYKREQAKSWKSLALDP encoded by the exons ATGCCTAAAATAAG TTCGGACACATTATGGGATGTTGCTGCAGCAGAAGTGCGCAGCAAGGAGAACAGGACTGATGAAGAGGATGCTGAACAGGAcgcacactctctcacacagagAACAGTCTTCTTCATGGGCAGTAAAGCAGGG GGCAAAACAACAATATTACTGCGGTTTCTTGACAG AGATGAGGCAGCTAAACCTACTCTTGCACTGGAGTACACTTTTGGGAGACGAGCAAGAGGGCATAGTACT CCTAAAGACATAGCTCATCTGTGGGAATTGGGAGGGGGAATCTCCTTATCGGACCTTATTCAGATTCCCATCACGGCTGACAATGTCAG TTCTTTATCTATAGTACTTGTTCTGGATCTGTCGAAACCTAATGCTCTGTGGGAGACCATGGAAAAGCTGCTCGGATCAGCTCGAAGTCAGGTGGAAAAAGTGTGTGCCGTACTCCAGAAGACAGGAGAATCCAGATCAAGCAAACAACGAGTCCCACGAGTCCTTCACAAGGACTATCCG GACCGAGAGCTCATCAGCCCATTCCCTGTTCCTCTTCTCATAATTGGCAGCAAGTTTGACATCTTTCAG GACTTTGATTCAGAGAAGAGGAAGGTGATTTGTAAGACTCTACGCTTCTTAGCCCACTTCTATGGAGCGTCATTAATC TTCACCAACAGCAAGTCAGAAGCCACAATGTCTAAAAGCAGGAGTTTTGTTAATCAGCTGGCATTTGGGACTGAAAGACC AAAGTCAATCTCTACAGACCCCAGCAAACCTCTGGCCATTCCAGCAGGATCAGACTCCCTTAGTCAGATCG GTCCCCCTGTTTCCTCTGAGGTTGATATTGGGACCCTACATGCCAAAAACCCTTTAGACCTTTGGAAGAAGGTTTTTGAAAAGGTTTTCCCACCTGAG aacaCCAAGGAACGCAAAGAGCGGAAAGATCCTGCCAAAGACCCCCAGTACAATGAGCCCCTAATAGACTCTATCAGAGCCCAGAAAGACCAA GAGCTGGAGCAGTACAAGAGAGAACAAGCAAAGTCCTGGAAAAGTTTGGCTTTGGATCCATAG
- the dync2li1 gene encoding cytoplasmic dynein 2 light intermediate chain 1 isoform X1: MPKISSSDTLWDVAAAEVRSKENRTDEEDAEQDAHSLTQRTVFFMGSKAGGKTTILLRFLDRDEAAKPTLALEYTFGRRARGHSTPKDIAHLWELGGGISLSDLIQIPITADNVSSLSIVLVLDLSKPNALWETMEKLLGSARSQVEKVCAVLQKTGESRSSKQRVPRVLHKDYPDRELISPFPVPLLIIGSKFDIFQDFDSEKRKVICKTLRFLAHFYGASLIFTNSKSEATMSKSRSFVNQLAFGTERPKSISTDPSKPLAIPAGSDSLSQIGPPVSSEVDIGTLHAKNPLDLWKKVFEKVFPPENTKERKERKDPAKDPQYNEPLIDSIRAQKDQELEQYKREQAKSWKSLALDP, encoded by the exons ATGCCTAAAATAAG TAGTTCGGACACATTATGGGATGTTGCTGCAGCAGAAGTGCGCAGCAAGGAGAACAGGACTGATGAAGAGGATGCTGAACAGGAcgcacactctctcacacagagAACAGTCTTCTTCATGGGCAGTAAAGCAGGG GGCAAAACAACAATATTACTGCGGTTTCTTGACAG AGATGAGGCAGCTAAACCTACTCTTGCACTGGAGTACACTTTTGGGAGACGAGCAAGAGGGCATAGTACT CCTAAAGACATAGCTCATCTGTGGGAATTGGGAGGGGGAATCTCCTTATCGGACCTTATTCAGATTCCCATCACGGCTGACAATGTCAG TTCTTTATCTATAGTACTTGTTCTGGATCTGTCGAAACCTAATGCTCTGTGGGAGACCATGGAAAAGCTGCTCGGATCAGCTCGAAGTCAGGTGGAAAAAGTGTGTGCCGTACTCCAGAAGACAGGAGAATCCAGATCAAGCAAACAACGAGTCCCACGAGTCCTTCACAAGGACTATCCG GACCGAGAGCTCATCAGCCCATTCCCTGTTCCTCTTCTCATAATTGGCAGCAAGTTTGACATCTTTCAG GACTTTGATTCAGAGAAGAGGAAGGTGATTTGTAAGACTCTACGCTTCTTAGCCCACTTCTATGGAGCGTCATTAATC TTCACCAACAGCAAGTCAGAAGCCACAATGTCTAAAAGCAGGAGTTTTGTTAATCAGCTGGCATTTGGGACTGAAAGACC AAAGTCAATCTCTACAGACCCCAGCAAACCTCTGGCCATTCCAGCAGGATCAGACTCCCTTAGTCAGATCG GTCCCCCTGTTTCCTCTGAGGTTGATATTGGGACCCTACATGCCAAAAACCCTTTAGACCTTTGGAAGAAGGTTTTTGAAAAGGTTTTCCCACCTGAG aacaCCAAGGAACGCAAAGAGCGGAAAGATCCTGCCAAAGACCCCCAGTACAATGAGCCCCTAATAGACTCTATCAGAGCCCAGAAAGACCAA GAGCTGGAGCAGTACAAGAGAGAACAAGCAAAGTCCTGGAAAAGTTTGGCTTTGGATCCATAG